The genomic DNA CGCCGTCGCCGTACGCGAGGTACCGAATGATCTGATGGCACGGGAAGGCGACTTCCTCCCCGTGTCATCGCATCCCCACCCGCCCGGTACGGCTCATGGCCGGGTCGCGCACTCCGGGTCACGGCCGGGGCGGTGCAGATAGCGATGAATGAGATATCCGTCCGCTTTCGGGGCCCTAGGCTGTGCGCTGTGACCCCTGGGCGGATGGTGATCGACAACCGTTTCGAGCTGATGGAGCGGCTGGGGAGTGGTGGCATGGGCACGGTGTGGCGTGCCCATGATCTTGCCCTGCACCGTGACGTGGCGCTGAAGGAGGTCCGCCCGTCAGGCCCGATGGAGGAAGATCCCGGCAGGGCGCGGATGCTGCGCGAGCGGGTGCTGCGCGAGGCGCGCGCGCTGGCCCGGCTCGACCATCCCAACGTGGTGACCATCCACCACATCGTGGACGCGACCGAGATGGCGCACCCATGGATCGTCATGGAACTGGTGCGCGGTCGCTCTCTACAGGACCGCCTCGCGCAGGGGCCGCTGGCACCGGCGGAGGCGGCGCGCCTGGGGCGCGGGATTCTGGCCGCGCTGCACACCGCTCATATGGCGGGCATCTGTCATCGCGATGTGAAGCCCGCGAACGTGCTGTTGCGCGCCGACGGCAGCCCGGTGCTCACCGATTTCGGCATCGCGGCGCTGCATGACGCGCCCGGTCTCACCGCCAACGGCGATCTGGTCGGCTCGCCCGAGTACATCGCGCCGGAGCGGCTGCGTGGCCAGGAGGGCAATCCCGCCTCGGACCTGTGGTCCCTGGGCATGCTGCTGTACGTGGCGGTGGAGGGCAGCCATCCCATGCGCCGCCCCACCGTCATGGCCACGCTCGCGGCCGTACTGAACGGTCAGGTCCCGCCGCCGCGCCGGGCCGGGCCGCTGGCGAACGTCCTGAGCGCTCTGCTGACACAGGATCCAGCCGCCCGCCCATCGGCGGCAGAGCTTGACCGGATGTTAAGCCAGGCGGCCGGCCAGACCCCGGACACGCAACCCCCGTTCCCGCTTCCGGTGCCGCGCCGCGGCTCCCGTCGGCTCCGCGCGGTGACGATCGCCGGGGCTGTCACGCTCAGCGTGGTCCTCACCACTCTGGTCCTCCTCCCCAACCTTCGCAACGACCCTGAAGGCCAGGTGACCCCCGAGGTCTCGCACTCCTCCGGCGGCCTCGCGATCGACTCCGTCACCCCCGGCGTGGAGCCGACCACGAAGAACAGCACGGAGCCGACCGCGGAGAACAGCGCGGAGCCGACCGCGGAGCACACCGGGTCCGGAACGCTGCTGACGCCCAGCCGGATCATGGAAGTGATCAAAGCGATGGAGACGGCGGCGGGCAGCACCAAGTTCACCCGTTTCACGGTGTACGACGAGCACGCGAGCGCGGATGCCCTCGTCCCCGGCAGGAAGGATGTCTACGACACCTTCACCTACCGGGACGGGCAGGTCAGCCGCCGCAACGGAAGCATCCTGATGCCGGGCCAGCGGGAGGTGAGGTTGAGATCGTTCAACTGGAACGCGCTTCCGGCACTGCGGCGCATAGCGGATCGGAAACTCGGCATCACCGATCCGAGCATGCGTTACGTGATATTGGAGGGTTCCTGGGTTTTCGCGAACAATCAACCGGTGCTGCTGGTCTATCTCATCGACGACCACA from Streptosporangium sp. NBC_01756 includes the following:
- a CDS encoding serine/threonine-protein kinase; translation: MTPGRMVIDNRFELMERLGSGGMGTVWRAHDLALHRDVALKEVRPSGPMEEDPGRARMLRERVLREARALARLDHPNVVTIHHIVDATEMAHPWIVMELVRGRSLQDRLAQGPLAPAEAARLGRGILAALHTAHMAGICHRDVKPANVLLRADGSPVLTDFGIAALHDAPGLTANGDLVGSPEYIAPERLRGQEGNPASDLWSLGMLLYVAVEGSHPMRRPTVMATLAAVLNGQVPPPRRAGPLANVLSALLTQDPAARPSAAELDRMLSQAAGQTPDTQPPFPLPVPRRGSRRLRAVTIAGAVTLSVVLTTLVLLPNLRNDPEGQVTPEVSHSSGGLAIDSVTPGVEPTTKNSTEPTAENSAEPTAEHTGSGTLLTPSRIMEVIKAMETAAGSTKFTRFTVYDEHASADALVPGRKDVYDTFTYRDGQVSRRNGSILMPGQREVRLRSFNWNALPALRRIADRKLGITDPSMRYVILEGSWVFANNQPVLLVYLIDDHMATGYLAANLQGKVLTMMPWGN